A region of Acidimicrobiales bacterium DNA encodes the following proteins:
- a CDS encoding transposase family protein, whose translation MEGKIDMAARRQVTNKLRDAYRKGSKADRSQILDRVVATTGMGRSTARRMLTGPKLPNPKDQIDRRSVKARSYSDDARLLLEHVWLLMGMPCGKYLVVMRDLWLPLLDAAGDLDKPFATDVARQELGRMSAATVDRYLGPARHRMRLKGLSTTKASPLLRNSIKIRTVGDERDTRPGAIEADTVAHCGPTFVGEFARTLTMTDMPTGWTETASIRNNASKWILEAVEELQGTFPFPLVSFDSDNGSEFINHDVAAWLQDRDIEQTRSRPYRKNDQAAVESKNNHVVRKHAFYWRYDTPTNSTSSTSYGHSCHCD comes from the coding sequence ATGGAAGGCAAGATCGACATGGCTGCTCGACGGCAGGTCACGAACAAGCTGCGCGACGCGTACCGCAAGGGTTCCAAGGCCGATCGGAGCCAGATCCTGGACCGGGTCGTGGCCACGACCGGGATGGGCCGCTCCACCGCCCGACGGATGCTGACAGGCCCAAAGCTGCCCAACCCGAAAGACCAGATCGACCGCCGCAGCGTCAAGGCCCGGTCCTACAGCGACGACGCCCGGCTGCTGTTGGAGCACGTGTGGCTGCTGATGGGGATGCCGTGCGGGAAGTACTTGGTGGTGATGCGCGATCTGTGGCTGCCGCTACTCGACGCGGCGGGGGACCTGGACAAGCCGTTCGCAACCGACGTAGCCCGCCAAGAGCTGGGCCGCATGAGCGCGGCGACGGTTGACCGGTACCTGGGGCCTGCACGGCACCGGATGCGTCTCAAGGGGCTCTCGACGACCAAGGCGTCACCGTTACTACGCAACTCGATCAAGATCCGCACCGTGGGCGACGAGCGCGATACCCGCCCCGGCGCGATCGAAGCAGACACCGTCGCGCACTGCGGGCCCACCTTCGTCGGCGAGTTCGCACGCACCCTGACCATGACCGACATGCCCACCGGCTGGACCGAGACCGCCTCCATCCGCAACAACGCGTCGAAATGGATCCTCGAAGCAGTCGAGGAACTGCAGGGCACCTTCCCGTTCCCGCTGGTCAGCTTCGACTCCGACAACGGCTCGGAGTTCATCAACCACGACGTCGCAGCATGGCTCCAAGACCGAGACATCGAACAGACCAGGTCGCGTCCCTACCGCAAGAACGACCAAGCCGCCGTGGAGTCCAAGAACAACCACGTCGTGCGCAAACACGCCTTCTACTGGCGCTACGACACCCCGACGAACTCGACCTCCTCAACAAGCTATGGCCACTCGTGTCACTGCGACTGA
- a CDS encoding ATP-binding protein: MSRRADGQRAPRATKSRDDVERATPSWTDLPDALLQHAATSSGGAVDALAGLRILDDEAARLVQELAVPPLEPADDYSEAVEAARRSFAECLDGPGQFAEIVRRADLDPIEAEVFALVCAIELDRRRQRLVAYVQDDVTKIRPTLQLVAAVGGAPAVQALAEDRALRRAALIVVGGDAPWSSLEVRVPPAVTWALVGDVSLDPALGPDAHVLAVPSDHPDRSPVPLAVIAGADRTRRLQTGVLVSESDLVLVLDAPADAAGWEAAVRFATLHGLGLIVEVGDELMPVGRHSIERATHLSWCIASRVELPVESLPDRPWQEPAVGPALATSEEVDAVSGGGLGSGHRLTADQLRQLDRLGAVVDGDLPAAIRRLSAGPLEQLARRVRPTRERHDLVLTPDQDAQLDELLSRFRGRDIVHGQWGLPAVPSAGVVALFSGPSGTGKTTAAEIVAGTLGLDLFVVNLASVVSKYIGETEKNLERIFEAAAAGDHVLLFDEADALFGRRTEVSDAHDRYANVEVAYLLQRLETFEGLLVLTTNLQRNVDAAFLRRIHVAIDFPLPPPEMRAKIWQRWLEVGAPIGDDVDTEFLAKRFELAGGAISNVVMAAAFVTAESGGTITMATLIRALRREFQKQGRLCTEADFGPYFGLVSGKTSR; the protein is encoded by the coding sequence GTGAGCCGTCGGGCTGATGGGCAGCGGGCGCCTCGGGCCACCAAGAGCCGAGACGACGTCGAGAGGGCAACGCCGTCGTGGACGGACCTCCCCGACGCGCTCCTCCAACATGCGGCGACTTCCTCGGGCGGGGCCGTCGACGCGCTCGCTGGGCTTCGGATCCTCGACGACGAGGCGGCGCGTCTGGTGCAGGAGCTGGCCGTTCCGCCGCTCGAGCCGGCCGACGACTACTCGGAGGCGGTCGAAGCGGCGCGCCGCTCGTTCGCCGAGTGCCTCGACGGGCCCGGGCAGTTCGCCGAGATCGTCCGGCGTGCCGATCTCGACCCGATCGAGGCCGAGGTGTTCGCGCTGGTGTGCGCGATCGAGCTCGACCGGCGCCGCCAGCGGCTCGTCGCCTACGTGCAAGACGACGTCACCAAGATCCGTCCCACCCTCCAACTGGTCGCCGCAGTGGGTGGGGCGCCAGCGGTGCAGGCCCTGGCGGAGGACCGGGCGCTGCGTCGAGCCGCGCTGATCGTCGTCGGCGGCGACGCGCCGTGGTCGTCGCTCGAAGTGCGGGTGCCGCCGGCGGTCACGTGGGCGTTGGTCGGCGATGTCTCCCTCGACCCCGCGCTCGGCCCTGACGCGCACGTCCTCGCGGTGCCATCCGACCACCCGGACCGCTCCCCGGTACCGCTCGCGGTGATCGCCGGCGCCGACCGCACCCGCCGCCTCCAGACCGGGGTGCTGGTGTCGGAGTCTGACCTCGTGCTCGTCCTCGACGCGCCGGCCGACGCGGCCGGGTGGGAAGCCGCCGTCCGGTTCGCGACGCTCCACGGCCTCGGCCTCATCGTCGAGGTGGGCGACGAGCTGATGCCCGTCGGTCGACACTCGATCGAACGGGCCACCCACTTGTCGTGGTGCATCGCATCGCGCGTCGAGCTGCCGGTCGAGTCGCTGCCGGACCGGCCGTGGCAGGAGCCGGCCGTGGGCCCGGCGCTCGCGACCAGCGAGGAAGTCGACGCGGTGAGCGGCGGAGGCCTGGGCAGCGGCCATCGGCTCACTGCGGACCAGCTCCGCCAGCTCGATCGGCTCGGCGCGGTGGTCGACGGCGACCTCCCTGCTGCGATCCGACGGCTGAGCGCCGGTCCGCTCGAACAGCTCGCGCGCCGGGTGCGGCCCACCCGTGAGCGCCACGACCTCGTGCTCACGCCGGATCAGGACGCGCAGCTCGATGAGCTCCTGTCGCGCTTTCGCGGCCGCGACATCGTGCACGGGCAATGGGGGCTACCAGCGGTGCCGTCGGCGGGTGTCGTCGCGCTGTTCTCGGGCCCGTCCGGGACCGGCAAGACCACGGCTGCCGAGATCGTGGCGGGCACGCTCGGCCTCGACCTGTTCGTGGTCAACTTGGCGAGCGTCGTCAGCAAGTACATCGGCGAGACAGAAAAGAACCTCGAGCGGATCTTCGAGGCGGCCGCAGCCGGCGACCACGTGCTGCTGTTCGACGAAGCCGACGCGCTCTTCGGGCGACGCACCGAGGTGAGCGACGCGCACGACCGCTATGCGAACGTCGAGGTCGCCTACCTGCTCCAGCGGCTCGAGACGTTCGAGGGGCTGCTCGTGCTGACGACGAACTTGCAGCGCAACGTCGACGCGGCGTTCCTGCGCCGGATCCACGTGGCCATCGACTTCCCGTTGCCGCCACCGGAGATGCGGGCCAAGATCTGGCAACGCTGGCTCGAGGTCGGCGCGCCCATCGGCGATGACGTCGACACCGAGTTCCTCGCCAAGCGGTTCGAGCTCGCGGGCGGCGCCATCTCCAACGTCGTGATGGCGGCAGCGTTCGTGACCGCGGAGTCCGGCGGCACGATCACCATGGCCACGTTGATCCGCGCGCTGCGGCGCGAGTTCCAAAAGCAAGGCCGGCTGTGCACCGAGGCCGACTTCGGCCCCTACTTCGGACTGGTGTCCGGCAAGACGTCTCGCTGA
- a CDS encoding glucosaminidase domain-containing protein, producing the protein MCAALVALAVAAVAPGRAAHADIVPPVPDPEPGTAPTGPGAASPIDQLLSQLAVLRAREQVPVVTNVVQDRQVVRDTTARAVAADRAEVGAAQQRLADARHALATLAVAAYVNPGYTTLESVVTGDFSRNGRAQALSGSVLDRQRARVVDARETLDAAQHTLDADLDAQRRAAADVRAAQQSLAVAQQQVATAEGSLGVASASSSTAAGDAGSLPIMSASVLSGNDLAAWYASRGWRPRVPVSISDLANWFVSEGADEGVRGDVAFAQAIIETGAFSSPDAVNHNNYGGIGHCDSCGAGIGFASPQAGVRAQIQLLKRFAVRDPSFAHPLVAPGLRGRAGCCPMWGDLAGSWATDPTYGAKIATVYRQMLAWLAASRRSG; encoded by the coding sequence GTGTGCGCGGCGCTCGTCGCGCTCGCCGTCGCCGCCGTGGCGCCGGGCCGCGCGGCGCACGCCGACATCGTCCCGCCTGTTCCCGACCCCGAGCCTGGCACGGCCCCCACGGGCCCTGGCGCCGCGAGCCCGATCGACCAGCTCCTCAGCCAGCTCGCCGTGCTGCGTGCCCGCGAGCAGGTGCCAGTGGTGACCAACGTCGTCCAAGACCGGCAAGTCGTGCGCGACACCACGGCTCGTGCGGTGGCCGCCGACCGGGCGGAGGTCGGCGCGGCGCAGCAGCGGCTCGCCGACGCACGTCACGCCTTGGCCACCCTCGCGGTCGCCGCTTACGTGAACCCCGGCTACACCACCCTCGAGTCCGTGGTGACGGGCGACTTCTCGAGGAACGGGCGGGCCCAGGCTCTGTCGGGCTCGGTGCTCGACCGTCAACGCGCGCGCGTGGTCGACGCGCGCGAGACCCTCGACGCGGCGCAGCACACGCTCGACGCCGACCTCGACGCCCAACGACGCGCCGCCGCCGACGTGCGCGCCGCGCAGCAGTCGTTGGCGGTCGCGCAACAGCAGGTCGCGACCGCGGAAGGCAGCCTCGGCGTGGCGTCGGCGTCGAGCTCCACGGCCGCGGGTGACGCGGGTTCCCTGCCGATCATGAGCGCCAGCGTGCTCTCGGGCAACGACCTCGCGGCCTGGTACGCCAGCCGCGGCTGGCGACCGAGGGTGCCCGTCTCGATCAGCGACTTGGCCAACTGGTTCGTCAGCGAAGGCGCCGACGAGGGCGTCCGCGGCGACGTGGCGTTCGCGCAGGCGATCATCGAGACCGGCGCGTTCTCCAGCCCCGACGCCGTCAACCACAACAACTACGGCGGGATCGGCCACTGTGACTCGTGCGGGGCGGGCATCGGGTTCGCGTCGCCGCAGGCTGGCGTGCGGGCGCAGATCCAGCTGTTGAAGCGGTTCGCGGTCAGGGACCCGTCGTTCGCCCACCCGTTGGTCGCGCCCGGCCTCCGCGGGCGAGCCGGCTGCTGCCCGATGTGGGGTGACTTGGCGGGCAGTTGGGCCACCGACCCCACGTACGGGGCCAAGATCGCCACCGTCTACCGCCAGATGCTGGCGTGGCTGGCGGCGAGCCGTCGGTCGGGCTGA
- the groL gene encoding chaperonin GroEL (60 kDa chaperone family; promotes refolding of misfolded polypeptides especially under stressful conditions; forms two stacked rings of heptamers to form a barrel-shaped 14mer; ends can be capped by GroES; misfolded proteins enter the barrel where they are refolded when GroES binds) — MAKMLKFDEDARRGLEAGVNKLADTVKVTLGPKGRNVVIDKKFGAPTVTNDGVSIAREVELEDPYENMGAQLVKEVATKTNDVAGDGTTTATVLAQALVREGLRNVAAGANPMALKRGIEAAVGAAVDQIRKAAKDIDGREEIAQVATISANNDSAIGEVLADAIDKVGKDGVVTVEESNTFGLELDFTEGMQFDKGYLSPYFVSDGERQEAVLEDPYILFNEGKISSVQDLLPVLEKVMQSGKPLLVIAEDVEGEALATLVVNKIRGTFASAAVKAPGFGERRKAMLGDMATLTGGQVISETVGLKLENVTLDLLGRARKVVINKDTTTIVEGLGSGDEVKGRIAQIKREIEDTDSDWDREKLQERLAKLAGGVAVVKVGAATEVELKEKKHRIEDALSATRAAIEEGVVAGGGTALLRARAAVAKAIDALSGDEATGARSVHLALEAPARLIADNAGLEGAVIVQKVEAEKGNKGFNAASGEFEDLLKAGVLDPAKVTRAALQNASSIAAMLLTTEAIVADKPEKADPAAAAAAAAAGMGGMGGMGGMM, encoded by the coding sequence ATGGCAAAGATGTTGAAGTTCGACGAGGACGCCCGGCGCGGCCTCGAGGCCGGCGTGAACAAGCTGGCCGACACCGTGAAGGTCACCCTCGGCCCCAAGGGTCGCAACGTGGTGATCGACAAGAAGTTCGGCGCTCCCACCGTCACCAACGACGGCGTCTCGATCGCCCGAGAGGTCGAGCTCGAGGACCCCTACGAGAACATGGGGGCCCAACTCGTCAAGGAAGTCGCCACCAAGACCAACGACGTCGCAGGCGACGGCACCACCACCGCCACCGTGCTCGCACAGGCGCTGGTTCGTGAGGGCCTGCGCAACGTGGCTGCGGGCGCGAACCCCATGGCGCTGAAGCGGGGCATCGAGGCGGCAGTCGGTGCCGCGGTCGACCAGATCCGCAAGGCCGCCAAGGACATCGACGGCCGGGAGGAGATCGCGCAGGTCGCGACCATCTCCGCCAACAACGACTCCGCCATCGGCGAGGTCCTCGCCGACGCGATCGACAAGGTCGGCAAAGACGGCGTGGTCACCGTCGAGGAGTCGAACACGTTCGGCCTCGAGCTCGACTTCACCGAAGGCATGCAGTTCGACAAGGGCTACCTGTCGCCGTACTTCGTCAGCGACGGCGAGCGCCAAGAAGCCGTGCTCGAAGACCCCTACATCTTGTTCAACGAAGGCAAGATCTCCTCGGTTCAGGACCTGCTGCCGGTGCTCGAGAAGGTCATGCAGTCCGGCAAGCCGTTGCTGGTCATCGCCGAGGACGTCGAGGGCGAAGCCCTGGCCACCCTCGTCGTCAACAAGATCCGCGGCACGTTCGCCTCGGCGGCCGTGAAGGCCCCCGGCTTCGGTGAGCGCCGCAAGGCGATGCTCGGCGACATGGCCACCCTCACGGGCGGTCAGGTCATCAGCGAGACCGTCGGCCTCAAGCTCGAGAACGTCACGCTCGACCTGCTCGGTCGGGCCCGCAAGGTGGTCATCAACAAGGACACCACCACCATCGTCGAGGGCCTCGGCTCGGGCGACGAGGTGAAGGGCCGGATCGCGCAGATCAAGCGCGAGATCGAAGACACCGACTCCGACTGGGACCGCGAGAAGCTCCAGGAGCGGCTCGCCAAGCTGGCCGGCGGTGTCGCGGTCGTCAAGGTCGGCGCGGCCACCGAGGTGGAGCTCAAAGAGAAGAAGCACCGCATCGAGGACGCGCTGTCGGCCACCCGCGCCGCCATCGAGGAAGGCGTCGTCGCCGGTGGTGGCACCGCCCTGCTGCGCGCCCGCGCCGCGGTCGCCAAGGCCATTGACGCCCTCTCGGGCGACGAGGCCACCGGCGCCCGCTCGGTGCACCTGGCCCTCGAAGCGCCGGCTCGCCTCATCGCCGACAACGCCGGTCTCGAAGGCGCGGTCATCGTGCAGAAGGTCGAAGCCGAGAAGGGCAACAAGGGCTTCAACGCTGCCAGCGGCGAGTTCGAGGACCTGCTGAAGGCCGGCGTCCTCGACCCCGCGAAGGTGACCCGTGCGGCGCTGCAGAACGCGTCGTCGATCGCCGCGATGCTGCTGACCACCGAGGCCATCGTCGCCGACAAGCCCGAGAAGGCCGACCCGGCTGCGGCCGCGGCCGCCGCTGCGGCGGGCATGGGCGGCATGGGCGGCATGGGCGGGATGATGTGA
- the groES gene encoding co-chaperone GroES, with translation MTLQPLEDRIVVRPSEAEETTASGLVIPDTAKEKPQQGEVLAVGPGRRSEQTGELIPVDVKVGDVVVYSKYGGTEITEGGEDLLILNARDVLAIVAK, from the coding sequence ATGACCCTTCAGCCGCTGGAGGACCGTATCGTCGTTCGGCCGAGTGAGGCCGAGGAGACCACCGCGAGCGGCCTCGTGATTCCGGACACCGCCAAGGAGAAGCCCCAGCAGGGCGAAGTCCTGGCTGTCGGCCCCGGTCGTCGTTCGGAGCAGACCGGCGAGTTGATCCCCGTCGACGTGAAGGTGGGCGATGTCGTCGTCTACAGCAAGTACGGCGGCACCGAGATCACCGAAGGCGGCGAGGACCTGCTGATCCTCAACGCCCGCGACGTCCTCGCCATCGTGGCGAAGTGA
- the tsaD gene encoding tRNA (adenosine(37)-N6)-threonylcarbamoyltransferase complex transferase subunit TsaD, which translates to MGGVVLGIETSCDETAAAVVERGEQVRSSVVSSQVDLHAVYGGVVPEIASRAHVELLTPVVAQAMVEAGLDGTQLDAVAATHGPGLVGALLVGVSAAKALSLVWGVPFVAVNHLEAHLYAAFLDQPDIELPLVVLLVSGGHTMLVAMHGHGRYELLGQTLDDAAGEAYDKVARYLGLGYPGGPAIDKIATEGDPEAIDFPRAVLHEGFDFSFSGLKTAVVNHVRRNPGVATADVAASFQEAVVDVLVAKTTRAVQQVGASGMCIGGGVAANSRLRERFAAAGHDLGVPALIPSRAMCTDNAAMVAAAGWWRLEADGPSPLDVGADPNLRLPT; encoded by the coding sequence ATGGGCGGTGTGGTGCTCGGCATCGAGACGTCGTGCGACGAGACAGCCGCCGCGGTGGTCGAGCGCGGCGAGCAGGTGCGGTCGTCGGTGGTGTCGAGCCAGGTCGACCTTCACGCGGTCTACGGCGGTGTGGTGCCCGAGATCGCCAGCCGCGCACACGTCGAGCTGCTCACCCCGGTCGTCGCCCAGGCGATGGTCGAGGCGGGGCTCGACGGGACGCAGCTCGACGCGGTCGCCGCCACCCACGGCCCCGGGCTGGTCGGCGCGCTGCTGGTCGGGGTCAGCGCGGCGAAGGCGCTTTCGCTGGTGTGGGGCGTGCCGTTCGTGGCGGTCAACCACCTCGAAGCGCACTTGTACGCGGCGTTCCTCGATCAGCCCGACATCGAGCTGCCGCTGGTGGTGCTGCTCGTGTCGGGTGGCCACACGATGTTGGTGGCCATGCACGGTCACGGCCGTTATGAGCTGCTGGGCCAGACGCTCGATGACGCAGCGGGCGAGGCGTACGACAAAGTCGCCCGCTATCTCGGGCTCGGCTATCCGGGTGGGCCGGCGATCGACAAGATCGCCACGGAGGGTGACCCCGAAGCCATCGACTTTCCGCGTGCCGTCCTCCACGAGGGTTTCGACTTCTCGTTCTCTGGCCTGAAGACGGCCGTCGTCAACCACGTGCGACGCAACCCGGGGGTCGCCACCGCCGACGTGGCCGCCAGCTTCCAAGAAGCCGTGGTCGACGTGCTGGTCGCCAAGACCACCCGAGCGGTTCAACAGGTCGGCGCCAGCGGGATGTGCATCGGTGGCGGGGTGGCGGCCAACTCGCGGTTGCGCGAACGCTTCGCCGCGGCGGGTCACGACTTGGGCGTGCCGGCCCTGATCCCGAGCCGGGCGATGTGCACGGACAACGCCGCCATGGTCGCGGCGGCGGGGTGGTGGCGCCTCGAAGCCGACGGCCCGAGCCCGCTCGACGTCGGTGCCGACCCCAACTTGCGCCTGCCCACGTAG
- the rimI gene encoding ribosomal protein S18-alanine N-acetyltransferase, with product MSTSARSNLVVVLTPMQHDHLPEVLRIEAQAYPRPWSEGLFKGELALTGSRVYAVATVADAVVGYAGALYIAGEAHVTTVAVDEQWRRHAIATRLVLLLVEAAIERGIDQMTLEVRVSNTGARDLYRRFGFAPAGVRKNYYPETNEDALVMWAHELGSPAYAERLDAVRAAIPGRTTVVPAVAGSNPEVEV from the coding sequence GTGAGCACTTCGGCACGTTCGAACCTCGTGGTGGTGCTCACACCGATGCAGCACGACCACTTGCCCGAGGTGCTGCGGATCGAAGCGCAGGCGTATCCGCGTCCATGGTCGGAGGGTCTGTTCAAAGGTGAGCTCGCCCTCACAGGTTCGCGGGTCTACGCCGTGGCCACGGTCGCTGACGCGGTGGTGGGCTACGCCGGTGCGCTGTACATCGCGGGCGAGGCCCACGTCACGACCGTTGCGGTCGACGAGCAGTGGCGGCGCCACGCGATCGCGACCCGGCTGGTGCTGCTGCTGGTCGAGGCCGCGATCGAGCGCGGCATCGACCAGATGACCCTCGAAGTGCGGGTGAGCAACACCGGCGCCCGCGACCTGTACCGCCGCTTCGGGTTCGCCCCGGCCGGCGTCCGCAAGAACTACTACCCCGAGACCAATGAGGACGCCCTGGTGATGTGGGCCCACGAGCTCGGGTCGCCCGCCTACGCAGAGCGGCTCGACGCCGTGCGGGCCGCCATCCCCGGACGCACGACCGTCGTCCCGGCCGTGGCCGGATCGAACCCGGAGGTCGAGGTCTGA
- the tsaB gene encoding tRNA (adenosine(37)-N6)-threonylcarbamoyltransferase complex dimerization subunit type 1 TsaB, with product MLILGIDTATAQVGCAIGGHEGVLASSHSSRGRRHAETLTPAIEFVSRQARVPLAEIGAVAVDVGPGLFTGLRVGIASAKAIAFALRVPMIGVSSLDLLAFPARLTPRRIVAVIDARRGELFYAFYVAVPGGVQRLSEPVVGTPQDLVSELWATGEEHFLVGDGALRYRDELADVPRVEFAEQGLAHPSAISLVQLAHARALREEWVAPSDLEPVYLRKPDAEINWSTRAAAPGAPRVPGPSPRSEL from the coding sequence ATGCTGATCCTCGGGATCGACACCGCAACGGCCCAGGTCGGCTGCGCGATCGGCGGACACGAAGGCGTGTTGGCGTCGTCGCACTCGTCGCGGGGTCGGCGCCATGCAGAGACCTTGACGCCGGCCATCGAGTTCGTCAGCCGACAGGCAAGGGTGCCCCTGGCCGAGATCGGGGCCGTCGCCGTCGACGTCGGGCCGGGGCTCTTCACCGGCCTCCGAGTCGGGATCGCGTCGGCCAAGGCGATCGCTTTCGCCCTGCGGGTTCCCATGATCGGCGTGTCGAGCCTCGACTTGCTGGCCTTCCCTGCCCGTTTGACCCCTCGCCGCATCGTGGCGGTGATCGACGCCCGGCGCGGCGAGCTGTTCTACGCGTTCTACGTGGCCGTCCCCGGTGGTGTGCAGCGGCTGTCGGAGCCCGTCGTCGGGACGCCGCAGGACTTGGTGTCGGAGCTGTGGGCCACCGGCGAGGAGCACTTCCTCGTGGGCGACGGCGCCCTGCGCTACCGCGACGAGTTGGCCGACGTCCCCCGCGTCGAGTTCGCCGAGCAGGGCCTCGCGCACCCGTCGGCCATCTCGCTCGTGCAGCTCGCCCACGCTCGTGCGCTGCGCGAGGAGTGGGTGGCGCCGTCGGACCTCGAGCCGGTCTACCTCCGCAAGCCCGACGCCGAGATCAACTGGTCGACCCGTGCCGCCGCCCCCGGTGCGCCGCGCGTCCCGGGTCCGTCCCCCCGGAGCGAGCTGTGA
- the tsaE gene encoding tRNA (adenosine(37)-N6)-threonylcarbamoyltransferase complex ATPase subunit type 1 TsaE: MNAAPPGGSTLVLGTSTPDETRAVAGAVAELVVPGDVVLLAGELGAGKTAFTQGFGAALGIVDRIVSPTFTIAREYTGGRLVLHHLDVYRLEHLREATDLGLSELIDDGGVMVIEWGDAIAPVLPADYLEVQISFGDGDDDRCMTLTTVGNRWTARRRGLADALARWAGRAGC, encoded by the coding sequence GTGAACGCGGCGCCACCGGGCGGGTCCACGCTGGTCTTGGGGACCTCGACTCCTGACGAAACACGAGCGGTCGCCGGTGCCGTCGCCGAGCTGGTCGTGCCCGGCGACGTCGTGCTCCTCGCCGGTGAGCTGGGTGCGGGCAAGACGGCGTTCACGCAGGGCTTCGGGGCGGCGCTCGGCATCGTCGACCGCATCGTGAGCCCCACGTTCACGATCGCCCGTGAGTACACCGGTGGCCGCCTCGTGCTCCATCACCTCGACGTGTACCGGCTCGAGCACCTGCGCGAGGCCACCGACCTCGGCCTTTCGGAGCTGATCGACGACGGCGGCGTGATGGTCATCGAATGGGGCGACGCCATCGCCCCGGTCCTGCCGGCCGACTACCTCGAAGTGCAGATCTCCTTCGGTGACGGCGACGACGACCGCTGCATGACCCTGACCACCGTCGGCAATCGGTGGACCGCCCGCCGCCGTGGCCTTGCCGATGCCCTCGCTCGCTGGGCGGGCCGCGCCGGATGCTGA
- a CDS encoding uracil-DNA glycosylase: MPSALEALAVEASGCTRCALAGGRTQVVFGMGDPSADLMFVGEGPGAEEDRQGLPFVGRSGQLLDRLLLEETGLTRDTCYIANVVKCRPPDNRDPKPDEIDACRPYLERQIDLIDPKVIVTLGNFATKLLLDTRQGITSLRGASYPYRHGVVVPTFHPAAVLRGGGPALAQMRADLVRAKVLLAGSSS, translated from the coding sequence GTGCCCTCCGCCCTCGAAGCGTTGGCCGTCGAGGCCAGTGGCTGCACCCGCTGCGCCCTGGCAGGCGGCCGCACCCAGGTCGTGTTCGGCATGGGCGACCCCTCGGCCGACCTGATGTTCGTCGGCGAAGGGCCCGGCGCCGAGGAGGACAGACAAGGCCTGCCGTTCGTCGGCCGTTCCGGGCAGCTGCTCGACCGGCTGCTTCTCGAGGAGACCGGGCTCACCCGCGACACCTGCTACATCGCCAACGTGGTCAAGTGCCGCCCACCCGACAACCGTGACCCCAAACCCGACGAGATCGATGCCTGCCGCCCCTACCTCGAGCGCCAGATCGACCTCATCGACCCCAAAGTGATCGTCACGCTGGGCAACTTCGCGACCAAGCTCCTGCTCGACACCAGACAAGGCATCACGTCGCTGCGCGGCGCCAGCTACCCGTACCGCCACGGCGTGGTCGTGCCCACCTTCCATCCCGCGGCGGTGCTGCGGGGTGGTGGCCCGGCCCTGGCGCAGATGCGGGCCGACCTGGTGCGAGCCAAGGTGCTGCTCGCTGGGAGCAGCTCGTGA
- a CDS encoding P1 family peptidase: MVTDVAGVRVGHWTDAEARTGCTVVLLPAGTVASVDVRGGAPASRELSLLEPHRTVQRCDAVLLTGGSAFGLAAADGVMRWCEERGIGVPTAAGPVPIVPTLALFDLAVGDPSVRPGPDEGFAACESATGGPLTLGPVGAGTGVTVGKWRGPAGVKPGGLSGATRRSGALIVSALLAVNAFGDVDRDGSALSSAADRLESAGDGSTLGTEGTFANTTIGVVVTNAALDKTGCLIVAQGGHGGLSRSLVPAHTRVDGDGLVAAATGEVETDVDTVRVLAAAAVEDAVRHLG, from the coding sequence ATGGTCACCGACGTCGCCGGGGTCCGGGTCGGTCATTGGACCGACGCCGAGGCACGGACCGGTTGTACCGTGGTGCTGCTACCGGCCGGGACGGTGGCGAGCGTCGACGTGCGGGGTGGCGCCCCGGCCAGCCGAGAGCTCTCCTTGCTCGAGCCGCATCGCACGGTCCAGCGATGTGACGCGGTGTTGCTCACCGGCGGGTCCGCGTTCGGGTTGGCGGCCGCCGACGGTGTCATGCGGTGGTGCGAGGAACGGGGCATCGGCGTGCCCACCGCAGCTGGTCCGGTGCCGATCGTGCCGACACTGGCGTTGTTCGACTTGGCCGTAGGCGACCCGTCCGTCCGCCCCGGCCCCGACGAGGGCTTCGCGGCGTGCGAGTCCGCCACCGGCGGACCGCTCACTCTCGGCCCGGTCGGCGCCGGTACCGGCGTCACCGTCGGCAAGTGGCGCGGGCCCGCTGGTGTGAAGCCAGGTGGCCTGTCGGGCGCCACCCGTCGCTCGGGCGCGCTGATCGTGTCGGCCCTCCTCGCCGTCAACGCGTTCGGCGACGTCGACCGCGACGGCTCCGCGCTGTCGTCGGCCGCTGACCGGCTCGAGTCGGCGGGTGACGGCTCGACGCTCGGCACCGAGGGCACGTTCGCCAACACGACCATCGGTGTGGTGGTCACCAACGCTGCGCTCGACAAGACCGGCTGCCTGATCGTGGCGCAAGGCGGGCACGGTGGCCTGTCGCGCAGCTTGGTGCCGGCGCACACCCGCGTCGACGGCGACGGGCTCGTCGCGGCGGCCACCGGGGAGGTCGAAACCGACGTCGACACCGTTCGGGTGTTGGCCGCTGCGGCAGTCGAAGACGCCGTCCGGCACCTCGGCTGA